The Alnus glutinosa chromosome 1, dhAlnGlut1.1, whole genome shotgun sequence region GCCATCTTCTATCTCAGTTCAGTGAGCACATTCCTTTAAAATGAATAGGTGaccaaaaaaatagaatttcTTGTTAGTTTTCTTCCTGATTGATTTGActgtcttttctttctctgaatttttcttttattttctctacCTTCATTTTGTGTTGCCTTACAAAtgaaaagggggaaaaaatctaagaaaactagTCTTCGTTTTGAAGATTCAAGCGGCAGAAGAGAAGGAGAAATCCATTGCTTGTTTTTAATCTACATCAGTTAATACTCAATTTataacatacatacatataacaTAAATAGGTATATATTGTGTCAATAACTGTTCATTGCCGCCACTGAAGAAAAATCCTGGCTCCCTaggactattatttttttacatgataAAGGAAGCAGAATTACCTAGAAGATAGCAGTTCCTGCCAGCTTATTACCAATGAACCTCTGTAATTATGAACTCACACAAGTAAATAGAAACCTCAGCCCTCCAAGAAAGGTCGATCTTATTGAAGATCATCGATCACCAGTAATCACCACAGGAGCAAATCCCGTCCTGAAAGTGATGGAACCGATTCATATCTCTGACAATAATTTCTCGCTGCACAACCTTGGATATTAACTTAACTGCGGCATGACAATCCACACATATTCGGAGATTTTTAATGATACGAATAGGTCTTCCAGATGGCATTTTAATTAGCCCATAAGCAAGAGCTAATCTTTCACTGTGCACCCAAAGGAGACGCTCCTTTTCATCATCATCCACATCAACCAAAACTGCATTACGATTAGGAACATATCCTGCCTTCCtgattttcatgttcaatgaaTCCAGCATCCCATTAATTAGTTTCATGTCAGGATGTAAAGTATCTCCAACAGTGAAATAATGAACTATTCCCTGGTTCTCAATCCAACTTAGGCCCGGTTCCTTCTTTACCCCTTTCCTTTTCATGTCTTTCCTAACTGAAGCCATGTTTTCCCACCTCTTTGCTGTAGCATATATATTTGACAACAACACATGGGCAGCCTCATCTTGGGGATCCATCTCAAGCACACGCTGCGCAGACATTCTTCCAAGATCAACATCGTTGTGGATAACGCAAGCTCCAAGCAAAGCACGCCAGACCATAATGCTGGGCTCAATTGGGATTTCCTCAATCAACTTGACAGCCTTTTTAAGATGGCCTGATCTCCCCAGAAGCCAGACCATACAAGTATAGTGCTCTATACATGGTTCAATGCTATAATCCTGAACCATAGAATTAAAATAAGCTTGTGCTTGATCTAACAGCCCCGCGCTGCTACATGCTGATAGAACACCAACAAAAGTTAACTTGTTCGGTTTACACTTCATTTTCTGCATCATTTCAAAAACTTTTAGAGCCTCCCTCCCCAAACCATGTATAGAATATCCTGAGATCATGGCATTCCATGAAACTTCATGTCGTTCATCCAACATGTCAAATATCAAACGGGCATCTTTAATGCTGCCACACTTGGCATACATATCTATCAAAGCATTAGCCACAACAATATTCTTGTCATAAAAGGTTTTGACTGTCAAGGAATGAATCTGAACTCCTGAATCCAAGGCTGCTAGACTTGCAGAAGCACGAAGTACACTAGAGTATGTCACTTCTGTTGCCTGCACTTGGTATTCAAGCATGTTTAGAAATAACTTCAGTGCCTTCTCACCATCACCTGAATGCACATAGCCAACAATCATAGTGTTCCAAGTCACATCATTTCTATCGGGTGATTCCAGAAATAGAGCCATAGAGTTCTCCATCCTTCCACATTTAGCATAGACATCCATCAGGGCATTAGAAACAAACACATCCAAGCAGAGACCAACTTTGAGTACATGGGAATGGATTTGCTTCGCAAAAACTAAACCTTCTATAGTTGCACAAGCTTGCAGCAAGCTAGCAAATGTAAACTGATTAGGGACAACAAAAGCTTGCCTCATTCGACGAAACAGGTCAACAGCTTCTTCACTCCTACCACTTTGAGCATAACGTGCAATCATAAAACTCCAGGGAATCACATCTTTTTTAGGGATCTCCTCAAATGCCCGCTGAGCATCATCAATGTCCCCGGACATTGTGTACAGTTCAAGTAATGCAACACCCACATAAAGATCCTGTTCATAGCGAGTTTTCAACGCACACCCATGAACACTCTTTCCCGCATTAAAGGCCTCTAATCCAAGACAGGCCTTAAGCACACCAGCAAAAGTAAAATTGTTTGGCTTGAACCCAATTATCCTCATTTGAGAAAAGGCTTCTAACGCCTCTTCAAAACAACCATTCTCAGAATAACAAGCTACCATCCCACTCCACGAAACAATATCCTTGCAGATAATTCCATCGAAAACCTTTCTAGCATTAGGAACGTGCCCGCTAACAGAGTAGGCATCGACAAGAGCGGTCCCTACAAATGCATTAGAGTCATGACCAAGCTTCCAAATACAAGCATGCATTGTCCAACCTGGCTCAGCCCATCCCATACTGACAAGCAGCTTCAAAATCgcagaaaaaacaaaagggttAAGCTCGTGACCCTCCCTATGTAACCTAACAAACAACTCCACACCCTCAGTGAATCGCAACGACAGCGCGTACCCCTGAATTAACGTAACAAACGAGATCGTATTTCTCTCGGGCATTTCGTCGAACAGTGTAACAGCATCACACAGCAGCTCAGATTTCACGTACATGTTGAGCAGAACGTTGTAAGCGAACAGGTCCAAACAGCCGCCTCTTTTCAGAATCTCACAGTGGAGACCCTTCCCTGAGGTTGGGTCAGCGTTTCGGATACAATCTTGAAGCATAGTGGCGTAAGCGTGAGCGTCGAACTCTGAGCTCGGAAGCTCTATAGAACTCGCGCACCGCTGGGCCAATTGGGCCGCTTGGGCTGAGAAACAACGTCGAGGGAAGCATACCCAAGCTCTGCAATTTCCACAATGCGTTGCGAAATTTACACAAGAAGGCAGAGTTCTGTGACAAAACAATCTGATCATGCGCGTTGGATTCTCAAATCTCAAGCTCACAAATTCGAAGATCTGAAAACACAGAGCGCTTTAAGCTCAGCGTCCGGTAAATCAAACTTAGACATGTGCAAGGAGCAGCAAAAGAGACGAGATTAAAACGGCGCGTTTCGAGGTAAGCATGGTCAAACGGTGCGTTCTGAGCAAGTGAAATGAGTGTTTGGGCTAGGACGGCGGTCAAGCTTAAGTGCAAGCCTAAAACGACATCACTTTGGGTGGTCTTTAGCAATTAGGGTTTCCGGGGTCCTCGGTCTATGCAGTATATAAGGTGCTCTATGTGCCTCTGAATAAGCGTGTATTCACCTCAGACTTTCAGCGCCTTCGTTAGAAAGTgttccttttctattttttgtatgCTCttcgtttgttttttctttaaaattttggttcTGGTTATGTGATGGGGGGAAGATGAGGATCTGAGCAGATGATGAGATATTAGTATTGAAAACTGATAACTCCATGAAGCTATCAATAATCGAGCTTTTTAAAACTGATGCTCGGCCAAATCCACTCATTCTTTGTCCCATTCACAGTTTCTTTCATTAGTTCAAATATTTTATACATGTTTATTGGATTATTTGCTTCATTCTTCCAATCAATTGCCTTTTGGGTCTTTCCAGATGCAAAgaacttagttttttttttttttttatgcaagtAATTGGTAATGCAAATGGTCACATTGATGGCTTGAGGATAGAGTAGGAAGACGGAGAACATAAGATGATGATAAGAAAGATGGTAGCCAGAATTGGATCTGAGAGTCATAGATCTGTTCAGAACGTAGGTTATTAATTTTGTGTCAAATATCAATTCCGTTTAATAATtacctatttatttaatttattatcccCCAAACTGTATGGggattgggattttttttttttttgaatttttgaatttttatgtgAATCTTATTTAAGATGAATTTGGATAGCCTAAATGTTTTAGATAAATTTTGGAAACCTAGCATCTTCATTCTAAGTAAATAGAAagtattgtttttattttacctATTATTTTTTCAACACAAACGTCAACATATTTGCATTTATTCTACTTCTAAGTTCTTGACAGGAACTTATGATTTATCTAATTGATTAGCTTTTCCTATacattttatgatttttatcCCGTTGTACCACTTTTTTTATTCTCCTCTAATGTTTAGAAACTGATTATGTGCCCCaatcaaatttttgaaatttcaatgTAATTAATCCGTTAGCAACTTTAGTCTTCTCTAATGGAAGAACACCCTCTTCTCTAACGGAAGAATGCCCATGTGCAGTGCACGAGTTTTTAAGACATGAAAAGTTTAAAATGCCCTTAtttcacccaaaaataaataaaaaatttgtagctACGGCCACGGGCCACCccaatctttttttgtttttttctatttttttaaaaaaatataaatagtcAAATTTTGGGAACTCAACATGTGGACTTGGGGGCATTTTGGGGACGTTCAGATCTAAGAACAGTCGttagaaatttcagaaacttGATGGGAGTATTTTgccaatttttaaatattggagGCAAAATCAAAAAATAGTACTACTTCAAAagattaaaatgtttttttttcttctttcctttattaAATTATTGGTTCAATTGAACTCCAATTGAGCTTTAACCCAGCCTAGCCGAAGTGCCAAACAGAACAAGGTGTTCTTTGGGCTGCAGAGATTGGCCTTGGTGGTGTTGGACTTCGCTTATAAAGCTTTAGTTGGGCCTTCAACCTCCCCATTTTCTCTACCTCAATGGGCCCCATTTGGCAAAGCATTCAAATACAAATTTTAGTTCGCTACTATTCATTCTCTATTCAGTTCGTTCGTACATAACTTTTGACCGTCTAAGGCTCCACATGCGTTgccaaaaaaaagtaaaagaaaattaggGTTGGTTTGGTAAACTTAAAATTTGGTTTAGTttgataaagtttttaaaaaaaggaaaaaataaaataaaatttgttggattaGACTCCACGGTGGTCCTCACCGATCTATAATagttgagaaatgatttttattttatttttttcttctcttatctttttactttttaaaattattattgaatttttacgctcttctctcatctctctaAGGCTTCTCCATGGCATACttgtaattattaaaattataagtgTGTCATGGAGAAGTACTCTTTTCAGATAAACTGCTCATCCAAAAAGTGAAAGGATGAGGAGAAGGACAAAAAAAGAATGAATAGCATATCTCATAATAGTCTAAGGACATGTTTGGGTAatcaatgtttttttattatattttattacttttggaAAACATGATTGAGTaaatcttttaaatttaaaatctactcaaattttatctaattttttcaattttgtctcaagttATCTAAACTATTtagatataatttcaaaaaaaaaaaaattatcggtattcgtaattttaaatacaataaaaaataatataatacaataCAATATTGCCGTAGGCCCACTTAATTTTCACACGTTTTGGCAAGATAGTAGTTACGTCCACTTAACTACACaatatttttgttcaattaaAGTTTGTTCGAGGGCCTAATAATTGACATAAGAAATCTGATGGACCTGACCTAACTTGAGAAATTTAACCCACACCTTCATGGGTTGGTAATGTTTTTCACGTGACAGAATTACATGTCAACGACCGCACTAGAACATATTTAAGCCACAAATAAGAAAACTTCAACCCCACATATAATCACGTTTGGACGAGATAACACTCAAGTCTCAAGCTTCCCCACGTTCAGCCTACCAAAAACGAATTCAATATCTGTCCAatccttattttatatatttcaaaaggTTGCCCACAGAAATTTGCCCATGAAATGTCTTTCACCCTTGCTAATTgaatatgaactttttttttatagtttaaattatattttaccaaatgatatatgtgttgtcaccctgtttaaaaattttaaataacatttaaaCAAAACCCAGACGGACGTGAATGGTGAATTCCTGAAATATGGAAAGGATcctattcctttctttttctttctgaaGGAGAAGATCTCATATTCCAttgctaataataatttttttaaaggaaaatttcaAAGGGAGGAGTTTTTGGCAGGTCTCCGTCCCTCAAAATGCTTCTTGGTGTTGGAGAAAAATCCTCAAACTTAAGGATATTGCTAGAGGATTTATTAGGTATAAGGTGGGTGATGGCCGGAAGATTTTTCTTTGGTATGACAATTGGCATCCGACTGAGTGTTTGATTAATGTCTATGGACAGAGAACTGTTTATGATGCTGGCCATGGTATTGGACCGAAATTGgattcaattattaaaaatgGATCTTGGTATTGGCCTAGTGCTAGGTCTGATGCTATTGTTGCTATCCAAAGTCGCTTGTCTGAGGTGGAGTTGGGAGGTCTTGATCAAGCCATTTGGGATTCAAAGTCTGGTCAGTTTTCTAATGCAAAGACTTGGGACAAACTGAGGATTAGATATCCTGTGGTTGATTGGTATAACATTGTTTGGTTTGCTTCTGTTATTCCCATGcatgttttctttctttggttagCTTTCCATAAAGCTATTACTACCCGAGAGAAGATGTGTGATTGTCTTGTTGGTGATAGCTTATGTCTTTTTTGCAGAACTTCCATGGAGAGTCAAAGCCATCTTTTCTTTGAATGTAGTTTCAGTAAAAGGATTTGGAGGTCTCTTATGAGTGAGTGTTTGGTGAGTAACTATCCATCTGATTGGGATGAGATTGTTGTTTGGAGTATTGTAGCTTTGAAGGGCAATAATATGGTGAGCTGTGTTCGAAAACTATGCTTGGGGGCTGCTGTTTATCATTTATGGCTTCAAAAGAATGCTATTCTTCATGGTAAAACCCTTAGAACTAAAGAGCAAATTATCTCCAAGATTCGGTGGGAGGTTAGAGCTAGAGTAATGGTCAAATTTTCAGGTCGAATGGTTCACTGCCGCTGAtctaattttttggtttttctctgGTTTGTGTAGGTTTGGttgtgttttgtttgtttgttggtgtTGCTATGTTTTGAGCTTGAATTTGCTGGTTTGCTACTTTTTTAGCAATTAGGTGGGTTTGTTGCAACATTGATTCTAGTTTTTACTGGAGTGTAGTTTGAAGTGTTTGGTTATAAAgcttttggttaaaaaaaaaaaaaaaaaaaaaatcacttactACCCCTcttcttttatcacttttgcaatcatatccttaacctttaaaaaatgtcaatttagagtcAAAGGATAATTAATATTGCAAACTTGGTTacaataaattgataattttaaaatttaaaggtaTGATTACAAAAATGACGAAGATCAGAAGTAGTaagaagtttttgtttttgtttttgttttttaattaaaaaaaaaaaaaaaaaaaaagaaaaaaaaaaaaaaagagggggggtCTAGGATTTTCAAAATTACGTTTTGGGCTAACTAGTTTTTTCAcacatttcttaaaaatataattcttaCCAACTTTTCACACAATTATCCTACGTgacaaaaaatcataaaataattatttgaaaagttagcaGGGAATCCTATCTTCATTTCTTATACTCTAGTAAAAAGTTATTCTAATCAAATTTTCCACGTTTCTTGTTTGAATACCATAatataaacatatttttatCAAAGCGTAAAAACAAGTCTATCATGAAAGTGATGTTCCACCCGCAGACCAAAAGGCAAATTCCCGTGAATACTTGAGCTTAACTTTATTGCACGACATGGACGAAACGACGCATCCAATACAATTTAAGGTATGGATTAAATCATACGGAATTCAATCTAAAGTACAAAGAAAAGGTTAATATACATGTGACACcaccaataataaaataacttgATAAATAATAAACGAATGGCTTCAAAAGCCCACATGGATAGCCGACCATACGAAGGTCTAGAGGAAGGAGGCAgcgaataataataataataacaccaGTCGGAATTGTCAAAGACATACAACACCCATTAGTCATTACTAAAAACGTGAACCACCTCCGTGGTCCCCTACCAAGCTTTTCTATTGGCACTCCATCTGTCTTAAGAGGATAAAGCTTTTACTAGAATAAAGCTTAAATCCTTGGAGGACATAAGCATTTTACAACTATTTGTGTTATAGCCATCTCCTGTCAAACGCGTATTAGGTGCAACAAGCATACGGCGAAACCGAAGTCAACCTGCAGAAATATCAAATccacgtgttattcattttacgCGGAACATCCCTGTTATgcaatttcttatatatatattataagacACTAAACgttaccccaaaaaaaaaataaggacaaataACTTTGCCGTGAATAGAAAATGTCTATAATCATGGTCATCTCAGGTCGGCATGGCAACCCCAGTCAACAACCGCGTGCATCATTTACGGAATGAGAATTCCAGcaattgattatgaattgaaatAACCAGTAATTTGAACGGTACATAGAAAGGGAGTCCATCCGGAACAACctatccaaataaattttaaattgtccGGCCAACAATTGGGTTAACGGGATCGGGATTCCCTGTTTGGATTGTAGAAAACTTGATGTAATTGTGAGACTCCCGCCTCAGGATCGGTTCAATTCCCGCCCAAGGAAGGTGAACCTATCGGGGGCGTCTTTCAGAATTATCCGGCAACAAACAATTGTAGGAGATCTCTAATAATAGAGAATTTCTATCCAAGTTACGGATTACAAGTAGAGAAGTCTAAACATTTACCAGTTGTATTTCTAATAATAGTCCGTGTGAATCCTTTATTTAAGATGTTCCATATTGATATTGTTACGTACCAAAATAAGGCTAATTAAATTTAGACAATGTGGGATTAAAATGGGTATTATTCTTAAACTAGGAAACTGTTTACTAAGATAATCCCAACTACCGCGAGATATGAGTAAATCTTAGCACTTGTATCCATATCTCAACAGTAGATTCAAGATATCATATCCCTTTTTAGATAGAAGATATGGTAGAGTCAATCATTACTTCAAATCCTGTTCCCTCTTCTGATTATTGGGTGGATCGAAATAACTGATAGTTCCTCCAAATTTATCTAAAAATCACCTTGAATGATAATCTTTATCCTTTAATTTCAATCAAATTCCTTGCAGGAAATACTTTTTTTTCGCAGAATTTAGTAGtttaaagtaaaagaaagaaaagaaaaaaaaaaaaaaaaaaaaagtcttgtaTTATAATTGTGAACCTTGGTCTTCTGAAAGAGATCACAATATTCTTTTATTGAACGATTTATGATCCTTGAAATATTGCacagatttttaatttgaattgtaaaTATCAAACATTCCCATTTCGTGATTAAAAGTTTACTACATCAACAAGTTTGTAAATGTGTTATTAGTTTTAATGACAGAAATAATTAGCTCACTGGAAACTAATTTCACGAACAAAAGCACAATTATAAAGAGAAGACGATTTTAAAAGCATGAAACGGCTAGTATCCAACAGGGGTTTACCTCTCTTTGCGTTTCTCTAAGAATCTTTGCAACGACTTTCTTCGCGCAATTGGTAGATCTGCAATAGTCACCAATAATTCCCTTATTTAGAAGCAAAGTATTACTACATAGTTAGCATTATGTGCAATGATTTTGAAACCCCTGCCTACCCCATTATCATTTCTAGCACTATTGCCAAAGAAGAAagacgaagaaaaaaaagttgctTCAATATTACGAAGTTAAAACTTCCAACACAAGTGAAAATAAGTGTCACTAACCCCCGTTTAGTGTATCGAGCAGCTGTTGTTGGTCGCTTGAAGGAACTGAAAGTTTCATCGAATCGAATGTTCTTTCCAGAGCAAGCTTCAAAATGTTCTCCGCCTGTATATGTACAATCGTCCCAAttacaccccaaaaaaaaaaaaaaaaaaagaaaaaaaaaaggtttaaattaATCAAACCTTGTCTCGAGGCGCATCGAAAACCGAGACGGTCCCGTTGTAAAATATCGTTAAAGGTGCTGTATCTGAAAGGCTCTCTGGGATAAGcctggaattttttttcaatgtaaaatttccATGGttccagaaaaagaaagaaagagaggaaaaaaagaaaaaaacaaaataaatgtgAAATTATCTGAGTACCTGAGTGTAGGAGGAGTATAGACAGGTAAAGCCGGACTCGAAGGCACCGAAATCGAAATCTTTGAAGGAATCGGATTGCCGCTTTCGCAGCCGTGGTTCACAGAACCGGAGGCAATCACGGATTTGAGAACTTGAGGGTTGATCTTGGAAATGGCGCTTTGCATTCCTGCAAAAGAAAACGCAGCCTTCAACACCTAATGCATAACACATATCGAGAgccaaagaaataaaattgtgaaTCAAAGTTCAAACCGACCTCGAAAGCTTCTCTGGCGATC contains the following coding sequences:
- the LOC133863984 gene encoding putative pentatricopeptide repeat-containing protein At5g13230, mitochondrial, with the translated sequence MIRLFCHRTLPSCVNFATHCGNCRAWVCFPRRCFSAQAAQLAQRCASSIELPSSEFDAHAYATMLQDCIRNADPTSGKGLHCEILKRGGCLDLFAYNVLLNMYVKSELLCDAVTLFDEMPERNTISFVTLIQGYALSLRFTEGVELFVRLHREGHELNPFVFSAILKLLVSMGWAEPGWTMHACIWKLGHDSNAFVGTALVDAYSVSGHVPNARKVFDGIICKDIVSWSGMVACYSENGCFEEALEAFSQMRIIGFKPNNFTFAGVLKACLGLEAFNAGKSVHGCALKTRYEQDLYVGVALLELYTMSGDIDDAQRAFEEIPKKDVIPWSFMIARYAQSGRSEEAVDLFRRMRQAFVVPNQFTFASLLQACATIEGLVFAKQIHSHVLKVGLCLDVFVSNALMDVYAKCGRMENSMALFLESPDRNDVTWNTMIVGYVHSGDGEKALKLFLNMLEYQVQATEVTYSSVLRASASLAALDSGVQIHSLTVKTFYDKNIVVANALIDMYAKCGSIKDARLIFDMLDERHEVSWNAMISGYSIHGLGREALKVFEMMQKMKCKPNKLTFVGVLSACSSAGLLDQAQAYFNSMVQDYSIEPCIEHYTCMVWLLGRSGHLKKAVKLIEEIPIEPSIMVWRALLGACVIHNDVDLGRMSAQRVLEMDPQDEAAHVLLSNIYATAKRWENMASVRKDMKRKGVKKEPGLSWIENQGIVHYFTVGDTLHPDMKLINGMLDSLNMKIRKAGYVPNRNAVLVDVDDDEKERLLWVHSERLALAYGLIKMPSGRPIRIIKNLRICVDCHAAVKLISKVVQREIIVRDMNRFHHFQDGICSCGDYW
- the LOC133864006 gene encoding protein TIFY 9 — protein: MSRATVVELDFFGMEKENSSKSQFQKFLDRQRSFRGMQSAISKINPQVLKSVIASGSVNHGCESGNPIPSKISISVPSSPALPVYTPPTLRLIPESLSDTAPLTIFYNGTVSVFDAPRDKAENILKLALERTFDSMKLSVPSSDQQQLLDTLNGDLPIARRKSLQRFLEKRKERLTSVSPYACCT